GCTGGTGCGCTATTCAACCGTGGCCGGTATTCCGGTGCCGGACCTGATCAAGATGAAATGGACGACCCAGAAACAGATCGACACGATTGTCCAGCGTACCCGTGACGGCGGTGCCGAGATTGTCGGCCTGCTCAAGACCGGATCCGCCTATTATGCGCCGGCTGCATCTGCGATCGCGATGGCGGAAAGCTTCCTGAAAGACAAAAAACGTGTGCTGCCGTGTGCGGCCCACCTGACCGGCCAGTACGGGTTGACAGACCTCTATGTCGGTGTGCCCACGGTGATCGGCGCGGGCGGAATCGAGAGGATCGTGGAAATCAAGCTCGATGCTGCAGAAAAGGCGGAGCTCAAGAACTCCATCACTGCGGTGCATGGTCTGATGGATGCCGCCAAGCAGATTGCACCCGATCTGGCCTGACGACGTTTTGGCGCAACGCCGCGACCATTTTGGCAGACGGAATGCCAAAAGGCTTTGCGGCGTTGCGTTTTCGTTGTTCACTAGGCTCCACAATACTGATCCAGTTTACGACCAGACACTCAAACGGGACTGAAACAAGATGAATATTCATGAATATCAGGCCAAGGCGCTGTTGAAATCATTTGGCGTATCGGTCTCCGACGGTGTGCCGATCATGAAGCCGGAAGAAGCCGAAGCAGCTGCCAAATCGCTTCCCGGACCTGTGTGGGTGGTCAAGTCGCAGATCCATGCCGGTGGTCGCGGCAAGGGCCGCTTCAAGGAACTGGGCGCTGATGCCGCCGGCGGTGTCCGGGTGGTGAAGTCGGTCGAGGATGTGGTGAAGAACGCATCTGAAATGCTGGGCAATACCCTGGTCACCAAGCAGACCGGCCCGGCGGGCAAGCAGGTCAACCGGCTTTACATCGAAGACGGTGCCGACATTGCGCGCGAGCTCTACTTGTCGATCCTGGTGGACCGCACGGTTGGCCAGGTTGCCTTCGTGGTGTCGACCGAGGGCGGCATGGACATCGAGGCGGTGGCGGAAGAGACGCCCGAAAAAATCATCAATGTCGCCATTGACCCGATTGCCGGCATCACCGATGCGGATGTTGCAAAACTGTGTGATGGCCTGAAACTGGAAGGGGCCGCGCGCGAAGACGGCCAGACGCTGTTTCCAACCCTGTACAACGCATTTACCGAAACCGACATGAGCCTGCTCGAGGTCAATCCGCTGGTGGTGCTCGGGGATGGGCACCTGCGGGTGCTCGATGCCAAGGTGTCGTTCGACGGCAATGCGGAATTCCGCCATCCCGACCTGGCCGAGCTTCGTGACCTGACCGAAGAAGACGCCAAGGAAGTCGAGGCCTCGAAACACGACCTTGCCTATATTGCGCTGGACGGTGACATCGGCTGCATGGTGAACGGCGCAGGCCTTGCCATGGCAACCATGGACATCATCAAGCTGTATGGCGCATCTCCTGCAAACTTCCTGGACGTGGGCGGCGGTGCCACCACTGAAAAGGTGACGGCTGCCTTTAAGATCATCACGTCCGACCCGCAGGTGAAGGGCATTCTGGTAAACATTTTCGGCGGCATCATGCGCTGCGACGTGATTGCGGAAGGTGTTGTCACCGCCGTCAAGGAAGTCGGCCTGCAGGTACCGCTGGTTGTCCGGCTTGAAGGCACCAACGTGAAAAAGGGCAAGGACATCATCAACCAGAGCGGGCTGAATGTTATCGCTGCTGATGATCTCGACGATGCCGCCCAGAAGATCGTCAAGGCAGTGAAGGGTTGATCGCGGACATGACATTCAAGTTACGCAGGCTTGCGCTGGCGGCGGCCATTGGCGTGGCCGCGGTGCAGGCGGTCGGGTCACAGGTGCACGCACAGGGTCCGGTTGATGATGAAGCCGACCCGGTTTTCGTGTTCAACAAGGTCTGTTATTCCCAGGTGCCGTCGATCGGCGCCATTCGCGATATGGCAACCAGGCTGGCCTGGCAGGCACTGGAAAAGACCGACCTGAAACCGTTCTCACCTGATCCGAACCCTGAAGTGCTGGAAGGCTGGGATGTTCAGGTCGGCAAGAAATTCTTCCGGCTGGGGCTGGTGCGAACCGCGGTCAGCGACAAGTTCAAACAGACATTCCCTGACTTTGCCGACGGCACTGCAACGTCATGCACGCTGGTGCTTGATGGCGGCAGTGATGCTGCAAAGGTGTCGGAAGGCATGCAGAAGCTGGCCGGCAAGGAGCCCGCCAGCAAGGATGTGCCGGACGGAGAGTTCAGAACCACCACGTGGGCCGGCGGTAACGAGAATTTCAAGGTGTTCCTGATTTCCAAGGCGGCGGCGGCCGGGGAAACCGGATTGTTGAACGTGACGATTTTGGCAAAGGCAAAGTAATGCCTGGTGCTTCTGCGGGAAGCGCCGAATGACAGAAAGAAGTGAAGCGATGTCCATTCTTATCGACAAGACCACCAAAGTTCTCGTGCAGGGGCTGACCGGCAAGACCGGGACGTTCCACACCGAACAGGCGCTTGCCTATCATGGTACGCAGATGGTGGGTGGTATCCATCCGAAAAAGGGTGGCGAGACATGGACGGGCCAGGGCGGTGAGACACTGCCGGTTTTTGCAAGCGTGGCGGAAGGCAAGCAGGTAACCGGTGCTGACGCGTCGGTCGTGTACGTGCCGCCGGCAGGGGCAGGCGCTGCGATAATCGAGGCGATCGATGCCGAAATCCCGCTCATCGTCTGCATCACCGAAGGCGTGCCGGTGATGGACATGGTGAAGGTGAAGGCGCGGCTTGAAAAGTCGAATTCGCGTCTCGTCGGGCCCAACTGCCCGGGCATCCTGACACCTGATGAATGCAAGATCGGCATCATGCCCGGCAACATCTTCTCAAAGGGATCCGTCGGGGTTGTGTCGCGGTCCGGCACGCTGACCTATGAGGCAGTGTTCCAGACCACCAATGAAGGCCTTGGCCAGACGACGGCGGTCGGCATTGGCGGTGACCCGGTGAAGGGCACGGAGTTCATTGACGTGCTTGAGATGTTCCTGGCTGACGATGAAACCAAGTCAATCATCATGATCGGTGAAATCGGCGGTTCTGCGGAAGAAGATGCCGCCCAGTTCATTGCAGACGAAGCGAAGAAGGGCCGTGCAAAACCCGTTGCAGGTTTTATCGCGGGACGCACGGCGCCTCCCGGCCGCACCATGGGCCATGCCGGTGCAGTGATTTCCGGCGGCAAGGGTGGTGCCGAAGACAAGATCGAGGCAATGCGCAGCGCAGGTATCGCAATTGCAGATTCTCCGGCCACGTTAGGCAAAACACTCGCTCAGCGGTTGAAAGCCTAGCAAAAACGGCTATGTTGAATTGGCGTGGATTTTTTTGAGTTCACGCCAAGGCAGATTCATAAAGGCTCACTGCAGGTTTCATCCGGCAGAGTAGGTAACATGGCCAAGACAGACGCGAACGACGTGTTCGAACAAACGTCATTTCTTTACGGCGGAAACGCCCAATTCATCGAACAACTGCAAGCTGCTTATGAGCGCGATCCGAATTCGGTAGATCCCGGATGGCAGGACTTCTTTGCAAATCTCGGAGATGATCCGGCGGACGTCACAGCGAAAGCCGATGGCCCAAGCTGGGCCCGTCCGGATTGGCCGCAGCCGCTCAACGGCGAAATGGTGTCGGTGCTGGACGGTGACTGGACCGCAGTTGAGCAGTCTATCGGCGGCAAGCTGGCGGGAAAAGCCGTCAAATCCGGCGACACACTCGACATCGAGGAACTGCGCAAGGCGACGCTGGATTCAGTGCGCGCCCTGATGATGATCCGCGCCTACCGCATGCGCGGGCACCTGATTGCAGATCTTGACCCGCTGAACCTGCGTGAAAAACAACCGCATCCAGAACTGGACCCCGCATCATACGGGTTCGGGCCGGATGACCTTGATCGCGAGATCTTCATCGATAACGTGCTGGGTCTGGAGCGTGCCACCATCAACCGGATCGTGGCCATTCTGAAGTCGACCTACTGCTCGACCATGGCCGTCGAGTTCATGCACATGTCCGATCCACGCCACAAGGCATGGTTGCAGGAGCGCATTGAAGGACCGGACAAGTCCATCGAGTTCACGATTTCCGGCAAGAAAGCCATTCTCAACAAGCTCATCGAGGCGGAAGGCTTCGAGGCCTACCTCAATGTGAAGTATACCGGCACCAAGCGCTTCGGCCTCGACGGCGGTGAATCGATCGTTCCGGCGCTCGAACAGATCATCAAGCGCGGCGGCAATATGGGTGTCAGTGACATCGTGCTGGGCATGGCGCATCGTGGCCGGCTGAACGTGCTGGCCAATGTGATGGGCAAGCCGTACACGGCGATCTTCCACGAGTTCAAGGGCGGGTCGTCCACGCCGGAAGAAGTCGAAGGATCCGGTGATGTGAAATATCACCTCGGTTCATCCTCCGACCGGGAATTTGACAACAACAAGGTTCACCTGTCGCTGACCGCCAATCCGTCTCACCTTGAGATCGTTGATCCGGTTGTGCTGGGCAAGGCACGCGCCAAACAGGACCAGCTTGGCCGGGACCGGTCCAAGGTCATGCCGCTGCTGATCCATGGCGACGCAGCTTTTGCGGGCCAGGGCGTGGTGGCGGAGTGCTTCGGCCTGTCGGGCCTGAAGGGCCACCGCTCGGGCGGGTCCATTCACTTCATCATCAACAACCAGATCGGTTTCACGACCAGCCCGATCTGGGCGCGTTCATCGCCGTATCCGTCCGATGTGGCCAAGATGATTGAGGCGCCGATTTTCCACGTTAACGGCGATGATCCGGAAGCGGTCGTCTATGCCGCCAAGATCGCTACAGAGTTCCGCCAGACCTTCGGCCATCCCGTTGTGCTCGACATGTTCTGCTATCGCCGCTTTGGCCACAATGAGGCCGATGAACCGGCCTTTACCCAGCCCGTCATGTACCGGCGGATTTCAAAACACGTGCCGGTCACACAGCTTTACGCGCAACGGCTGGTGGATGAAGGTTCCATAACCGACGCCGACTATGCCGACATGAAAGCGGCTTTCCGCAGCAGGATGGAAGGTGATTTCGAAGCGGCTGACAATTACAAGCCCAACAAGGCAGACTGGCTGGACGGGCGCTGGTCCGGGCTCAAGACGACCAAGATTGATGATGATCCGCGCAAGGGCCAGACCGGCGTGGATACCAAGGCGCTGAAAAAACTTGGCGAGCAGATGTATACGGTGCCGGCTGACTTTAACATCCACCGTACCCTGAAGCGGGTGATTGACGGCCGGTTGAAAGTGATGAAAGCCGGTGTTGGCCTGGACTGGGCGACGGCTGAATCGCTGGCATTTGCAACACTGCTCGAAGACGGCAGCCGGGTCAGGCTGTCCGGACAGGATGTCGAGCGCGGCACATTCTCGCAACGCCATGCGGTCTGGATTGACCAGGAAACCGAACGCCGTTATGCGCCGCTGAAACATCTGACCGGCGAAAAGAGCAACGAATTTGAAATCATCAATTCAATGCTGTCGGAAGAAGCGGTGCTAGGCTTTGAGTACGGTTACACGCTGGCGGAACCGCGCACCCTGGTATTGTGGGAAGCCCAGTTTGGCGATTTCGCCAATGGGGCACAGGTGATTTTTGACCAGTTCCTGTCGTCCGGTGAACGCAAATGGCTGCGCATGTCGGGTCTCGTCTGCCTGCTGCCGCACGGCTATGAGGGCCAGGGGCCTGAGCACTCCTCGGCTCGGCTTGAACGTTTTCTGCAGATGTGTGCCGAAGACAACATGCAGGTTGCAAACTGTACGACGCCGGCCAACTACTTCCACATTCTGCGCCGCCAGATGCACCGGGATTTCCGCAAACCACTCATCCTGATGACGCCGAAATCCCTGTTGCGCCACAAGAAGTGCGTTGCTTCGCTGGAGGAGATGGGGCCTGATTCATCGTTCCACCGGGTTCTGTGGGACGATGCCGAGTATAAAAAAGACTCACCCATCAAGCTGGTGAAGGACGAGAAGATCCGCCGGGTCGTCCTGTGCACCGGCAAGGTCTATTACGATCTGCTGGAAGAACGCGAGAAGCGTGGCATCAATGACATTTACCTGATGCGTGTCGAGCAGTTGTATCCATTCCCGGCGAAAGCGCTGGTCAATGAACTTTCGCGCTTCAAGGATGCCGAGATCATGTGGTGTCAGGAAGAACCGCACAACATGGGGTCGTGGACATTCATCCAGCCTTACATGGAATGGGTGCTGAACCGGATTGAAGCGAAGCATCGCCGGCCGAGCTATGCGGGCAGGCCCGCATCAGCGTCTACGGCGACCGGGTTGATGAGCCGTCATTTGAAGGAACTGGCCGCGTTCCTTGAAACGGCGCTTGGTAACGGCAAAGCAGGTTAGGGTGAGGCTTGGCGAAGTTGATCTCCCTGACAGTTTGATTTGTGTATCTTTGTTGCGGTCATGTTCCGACCGGGCAGCAACAGTCTTTAAAGGACGGACGTGATGTCGAATGAAATCCGGGTGCCAACACTGGGTGAGTCAGTAACCGAAGCCACAATTGGCCAGTGGTTTAAAAAACCAGGCGAGGCAATTACCGCCGATGAACCATTGGTGGAACTTGAAACCGACAAGGTGACCGTCGAGGTACCTGCTCCCGCAGCCGGTGTCATGGGCGAAATACTCGTCCAGGAAGGCGACACGGTCGAGGTCGGTGCCCTGCTCGGGACAGTTGCGGAAGGTGACGGCGCAGCACCGGCCAAGCCCGCGGCAGCGGAAAAACCTGCTGCAGCGGCGGCAGCCGGCACGGAAGTCGGCGGCGGCGGCGCACCGGCTGCAGCAGCAGCACCATCAGCCGCCAAGATGCTGGCAGAAAACAACATGTCGGCTGACCAGGTCGCTGGTTCCGGCAAGCGCGGACAGGTATTGAAGGGCGATGTGCTGGAAGCGCTTGAGAAGGGCGCCAAGGCCCCGGCGTCGGCACCGGCTGCGCGCGCGCCGTCTTCAGCCGACGATGCACCGCGCGAAGAACGGGTGAAGATGACCCGGTTGCGCCAGACAATTGCGCGGCGGTTGAAAGATGCCCAGGACACTGCGGCCATGCTGACCACCTTCAACGAGGTGGACATGAGCGCGGTCATGGACCTGCGCAAGCGCTACAAGGAACTGTTTGAGAAAAAGCACGGTGTGAAACTTGGTTTCATGGGTTTCTTCACCAAGGCTGTGTGCCATGCGTTGAAGGAAGTCCCGGCCGTCAATGCCGAGATCGACGGCACCGACATCGTCTACAAGAATTTCTGTCATGTCGGCGTGGCGGTCGGTACCGCCAAGGGCCTTGTTGTGCCGGTGGTGCGCAATGCCGACGACATGTCGATTGCCGAAGTTGAAAAGGACATTGCACGGCTTGGTGGCCTGGCGCGCGATGGCCAGCTTTCCATGGCGGACATGCAGGGCGGCACGTTCACTATTTCCAATGGAGGGGTTTACGGCTCACTGATGTCGACGCCCATTCTGAATGCCCCGCAGTCGGGTATCCTCGGCATGCACAAGATCCAGGAACGACCGATGGCGGTGAACGGCGAGGTGAAGATATGTCCGATGATGTATCTTGCCCTGTCCTATGATCACCGCATTGTTGACGGCAAGGAAGCCGTGACTTTCCTGGTGCGGGTAAAAGATTCGCTGGAAGACCCCGAGCGCCTGGTGCTTGACCTGTAATACCCTCGGTTTAAGGGATAAATCTCATGTATGATCTTGTTGTAATCGGCACAGGCCCCGGCGGCTATGTGGGAGCCATCCGTGCTGCCCAGCTGGGCATGAAGGTTGCCGTCGTTGAAAAACGCGCCGCCCATGGCGGCACCTGCCTGAATGTCGGCTGTATACCGTCCAAGGCTCTGCTGCATGCATCGGAACTTTTCGAGGAGGCCGGGCACGCTTTCAAGAACATGGGCATCAAGGTGTCGGCACCCAAGGTCGACATGAAGCAGATGCTGAAATTCAAGCAGGACGCCATTGACGGCAATACCAAGGGCATCGAGTTTCTGCTCAAGAAAAACAAGATCGATGCGTTCCACGGCACTGGTAAAATCCTCGGCGCGGGCAAGGTCCAGGTGACCCCTGAAAAAGGTGACGCCCAGGTTCTCGAGACCAAGAACATCTGCATTGCGACCGGGTCTGACGTGGCGCAGCTGCCGGGCATCGACATTGACGAAAAGCAGGTCGTGTCTTCCACCGGCGCGCTGGAACTGACCAAGGTGCCGGGTCACATGGTGGTGGTGGGCGCAGGTGTCATCGGGCTCGAACTGGGTTCGGTGTGGCGCAGGCTCGGTGCCAAGGTGACCGTGGTAGAGTTCCTTGATCACATTCTGCCGGGAACGGACAGCGAAGTAGCCAAGAAGTTCAGGGTCATGCTGGGCAGGCAGGGTTTCCAGTTCAAGCTGGGTTCCAAGGTGACCGGTGCCAAGACATCAAAATCTGGGGTCAAGGTGACCATCGAACCGGCCAAGGGCGGTGATGCTGAAACACTGGACGCCGACATCGTGCTGGTGGCCATCGGGCGCGTACCCTACACCGACGGACTGGGGCTGGAAGACGCCGGCGTTGCGCTCGATGAGCGCAAACGCGTGATCGTGAATGACCATTTTGCCACCAATGTCCCGGGTATTTTCGCCATCGGAGACGTGGTGCGCGGCGCTATGCTGGCCCACAAGGCAGAGGAAGAAGGCGTCGCACTGGCGGAGCTGCTGGCCGGCCAGGCGGGCCATGTGAACTACGGCATCATTCCCGGCGTCGTCTACACCTATCCGGAAGTGGCATCGGTAGGCAAAACCGAGGACGAACTGAAGGGTGAGGGCGTGGCCTACACGTCGGGCTCATTCCCGTTCATGGCCAATGGCCGCGCCAAGGCCAACCAGACAACCGACGGGTTTGTGAAAGTGCTGGCGGATGCCAAGACAGACCAGGTGCTGGGCGTGCACATTCTTGGCCCTCAGGCCGGCGAACTGATCCATGAATGTGCTGTGCTGATGGAATTCGGCGGGTCGTCGGAAGACCTGGCGCGCACCTGCCATGCGCATCCGACCCTGTCGGAAGCGGTCAAGGAAGCAGCCCTTGCCGTCGACAAGCGCGCCATCCATTCATAGGACAGACTGCCTGCCGGTACATACAACTGGCTGTTTTATATCGCTCACGCAGCAGCCTGGCGGCTGCGCTCCGCGAGGGCGCACTTCGTGCGGCGGCCGGTCGGCCTTGCCTCAGCATTTTCGTGCTTCGGAAGGGAATTCATCACCAACGTCATCCCAGCGCGGGCGCTTAAATCAGATTTCCGATTCTGGCTTCAGCCTGCTGCCGTCGATCATGCGGGTGTAGCTGAACGGGGCAGGGTCGACCACGGGCGTCTTGCCGGTAACAAGATCGGCCATCAGCTCGCCAGCGCCGGGGCCGATGCCGAACCCGTGCCCGGAAAATCCGGTTGCCAGAAACAGGCCGGGTACCCGGTCAATACCGGAAATCACCGGAACCGCGTCCGGTGTCACGTCGATGACGCCGGCCCACTTGTTGGTGATCCTGACCCCCTTGAATTCAGGATGATCGGCGGCCAGTTCGTTCAGGCATTCATCCAGCACCCAGTCGACCGGCTTCGGGTCCAGCACGCGAACCTTCTCAAACGGTGACATCTCATCAAGAGACCAGCGCGAAGCCAGCATGGCTTCGGAAATGAAGCGTTTGCCGATGCGCAGTTTCAGGTACGGCCATTCAGACCGCAGCGCCGGCAGGAATGCTCTCAGGTATTTGAAGGATGCCGGGATGATGTCAGATACGGTGACCGCATTGTGGGCAATGGTGTAGCCGCCGTCCGCACGCTTGCGGACCGCGTATTTGCCGCCTGCAAACGACGTCGCATAGGGCAGGTCCAACGGCTCGGTTGCCTGCACGCTGGACAAGGTGATGAGTTGCGGCAGGTCCAGTCCGAGATTGCCCAGGAAGCGCCGTGACCAGGCGCCACCGGCATACACAACGGACGTACACCTGACCGGGCCGCGCTCCGTCATGACGCCTGACACTTTTCCTGCCTCGGTTTCAATGCCGCGGACAGCCCAGCCGGTGAAAATCTGCGCGCCCATGTTCCTGGCGGCCTGGGCGATAGCCGGCGCGGCGCGTTGCGGTTCGGCCCGTCCATCGCTGTCGGTGTAAAGGGCGCCTGCGAACCTTGCACTGGCGCCGGGTACCAGTTTGTCGAGTTCCTCACCGCGGATAATACGGGAATTGACCTGGAACGGTTGCGCGTTCTTTGCCGCCCATGCCTCACGCTGCTGCAGGCCCTTTTCGTCAAGCTCCATGTAGGCGATGCCGCACTGCTTGAAGCCGGTGTCAGAGCCTGCGCGGTCGTTCAAATTGCGCCACAACCGCAGTGATTCCACGATCAGCGGCATTTCGCGGCTGTCGCGGCCCATCTGACGGCACCAGCCCCAGTTGCGGCCCGACTGTTCCCCGGCAATGCGGCCCTTCTCGAACAGGGCGACTTTCAGGCCGCGTTCGGCAAGCTCCAGTGCGGTGCAGGTCCCGATGATGCCGCCGCCGATGACAACTACATCAACGGCTTCGGGAAGGTCTGTGTCGGACTCGATGAATTCAGGTAAAGGAAGCATGATGGCGCGAGCATATGGTCGGCGCGGCTTGCTTGCCAAGTGGAATTAGAGCCTTTGAGATCTAAATAGAAACGCTTGACCGAATTTTTTTTTGCGTTCGCTGGCTAGGCACGGGTCTCGCCGTGGTCTGGTTGACCACAAGAGAGCCGTAACGCCGTCCAGTGGACGCAAAAAACCGGCCTTCGGTGGACCAAATCAGTCCATCGGCGTCGTTGAAAAGCTCGCCCGATGCACCACATCGCGCTTCGCTTTTCGCCTAGCCGAGTAAACTGATTTGGTGCCATCAAGAATTTCTATTTAGATCTCAAAGGCTCTAAACTGCCGTCAACCGGCGCGTGGGTGAGCCTTGTCGTATTGCGATAACAGGTGCTCGCGGTCGACGCCGGTATAGACTTGTGTGGTGGACAGGCTGGCATGGCCGAGCAGTTCCTGAATGGTGCGCAGATCGGCACCGCCGCCTAGCAGATGGGTGGCAAACGAGTGGCGCAGGGCGTGGGGTGTCGCGGTTTCGGGCAAGCCCAGTGCCGAGCGAAGT
Above is a window of Anderseniella sp. Alg231-50 DNA encoding:
- the odhB gene encoding 2-oxoglutarate dehydrogenase complex dihydrolipoyllysine-residue succinyltransferase, with protein sequence MSNEIRVPTLGESVTEATIGQWFKKPGEAITADEPLVELETDKVTVEVPAPAAGVMGEILVQEGDTVEVGALLGTVAEGDGAAPAKPAAAEKPAAAAAAGTEVGGGGAPAAAAAPSAAKMLAENNMSADQVAGSGKRGQVLKGDVLEALEKGAKAPASAPAARAPSSADDAPREERVKMTRLRQTIARRLKDAQDTAAMLTTFNEVDMSAVMDLRKRYKELFEKKHGVKLGFMGFFTKAVCHALKEVPAVNAEIDGTDIVYKNFCHVGVAVGTAKGLVVPVVRNADDMSIAEVEKDIARLGGLARDGQLSMADMQGGTFTISNGGVYGSLMSTPILNAPQSGILGMHKIQERPMAVNGEVKICPMMYLALSYDHRIVDGKEAVTFLVRVKDSLEDPERLVLDL
- the lpdA gene encoding dihydrolipoyl dehydrogenase — its product is MYDLVVIGTGPGGYVGAIRAAQLGMKVAVVEKRAAHGGTCLNVGCIPSKALLHASELFEEAGHAFKNMGIKVSAPKVDMKQMLKFKQDAIDGNTKGIEFLLKKNKIDAFHGTGKILGAGKVQVTPEKGDAQVLETKNICIATGSDVAQLPGIDIDEKQVVSSTGALELTKVPGHMVVVGAGVIGLELGSVWRRLGAKVTVVEFLDHILPGTDSEVAKKFRVMLGRQGFQFKLGSKVTGAKTSKSGVKVTIEPAKGGDAETLDADIVLVAIGRVPYTDGLGLEDAGVALDERKRVIVNDHFATNVPGIFAIGDVVRGAMLAHKAEEEGVALAELLAGQAGHVNYGIIPGVVYTYPEVASVGKTEDELKGEGVAYTSGSFPFMANGRAKANQTTDGFVKVLADAKTDQVLGVHILGPQAGELIHECAVLMEFGGSSEDLARTCHAHPTLSEAVKEAALAVDKRAIHS
- the sucC gene encoding ADP-forming succinate--CoA ligase subunit beta is translated as MNIHEYQAKALLKSFGVSVSDGVPIMKPEEAEAAAKSLPGPVWVVKSQIHAGGRGKGRFKELGADAAGGVRVVKSVEDVVKNASEMLGNTLVTKQTGPAGKQVNRLYIEDGADIARELYLSILVDRTVGQVAFVVSTEGGMDIEAVAEETPEKIINVAIDPIAGITDADVAKLCDGLKLEGAAREDGQTLFPTLYNAFTETDMSLLEVNPLVVLGDGHLRVLDAKVSFDGNAEFRHPDLAELRDLTEEDAKEVEASKHDLAYIALDGDIGCMVNGAGLAMATMDIIKLYGASPANFLDVGGGATTEKVTAAFKIITSDPQVKGILVNIFGGIMRCDVIAEGVVTAVKEVGLQVPLVVRLEGTNVKKGKDIINQSGLNVIAADDLDDAAQKIVKAVKG
- the sucD gene encoding succinate--CoA ligase subunit alpha; protein product: MSILIDKTTKVLVQGLTGKTGTFHTEQALAYHGTQMVGGIHPKKGGETWTGQGGETLPVFASVAEGKQVTGADASVVYVPPAGAGAAIIEAIDAEIPLIVCITEGVPVMDMVKVKARLEKSNSRLVGPNCPGILTPDECKIGIMPGNIFSKGSVGVVSRSGTLTYEAVFQTTNEGLGQTTAVGIGGDPVKGTEFIDVLEMFLADDETKSIIMIGEIGGSAEEDAAQFIADEAKKGRAKPVAGFIAGRTAPPGRTMGHAGAVISGGKGGAEDKIEAMRSAGIAIADSPATLGKTLAQRLKA
- a CDS encoding 2-oxoglutarate dehydrogenase E1 component, with amino-acid sequence MAKTDANDVFEQTSFLYGGNAQFIEQLQAAYERDPNSVDPGWQDFFANLGDDPADVTAKADGPSWARPDWPQPLNGEMVSVLDGDWTAVEQSIGGKLAGKAVKSGDTLDIEELRKATLDSVRALMMIRAYRMRGHLIADLDPLNLREKQPHPELDPASYGFGPDDLDREIFIDNVLGLERATINRIVAILKSTYCSTMAVEFMHMSDPRHKAWLQERIEGPDKSIEFTISGKKAILNKLIEAEGFEAYLNVKYTGTKRFGLDGGESIVPALEQIIKRGGNMGVSDIVLGMAHRGRLNVLANVMGKPYTAIFHEFKGGSSTPEEVEGSGDVKYHLGSSSDREFDNNKVHLSLTANPSHLEIVDPVVLGKARAKQDQLGRDRSKVMPLLIHGDAAFAGQGVVAECFGLSGLKGHRSGGSIHFIINNQIGFTTSPIWARSSPYPSDVAKMIEAPIFHVNGDDPEAVVYAAKIATEFRQTFGHPVVLDMFCYRRFGHNEADEPAFTQPVMYRRISKHVPVTQLYAQRLVDEGSITDADYADMKAAFRSRMEGDFEAADNYKPNKADWLDGRWSGLKTTKIDDDPRKGQTGVDTKALKKLGEQMYTVPADFNIHRTLKRVIDGRLKVMKAGVGLDWATAESLAFATLLEDGSRVRLSGQDVERGTFSQRHAVWIDQETERRYAPLKHLTGEKSNEFEIINSMLSEEAVLGFEYGYTLAEPRTLVLWEAQFGDFANGAQVIFDQFLSSGERKWLRMSGLVCLLPHGYEGQGPEHSSARLERFLQMCAEDNMQVANCTTPANYFHILRRQMHRDFRKPLILMTPKSLLRHKKCVASLEEMGPDSSFHRVLWDDAEYKKDSPIKLVKDEKIRRVVLCTGKVYYDLLEEREKRGINDIYLMRVEQLYPFPAKALVNELSRFKDAEIMWCQEEPHNMGSWTFIQPYMEWVLNRIEAKHRRPSYAGRPASASTATGLMSRHLKELAAFLETALGNGKAG
- a CDS encoding FAD-dependent oxidoreductase, encoding MLPLPEFIESDTDLPEAVDVVVIGGGIIGTCTALELAERGLKVALFEKGRIAGEQSGRNWGWCRQMGRDSREMPLIVESLRLWRNLNDRAGSDTGFKQCGIAYMELDEKGLQQREAWAAKNAQPFQVNSRIIRGEELDKLVPGASARFAGALYTDSDGRAEPQRAAPAIAQAARNMGAQIFTGWAVRGIETEAGKVSGVMTERGPVRCTSVVYAGGAWSRRFLGNLGLDLPQLITLSSVQATEPLDLPYATSFAGGKYAVRKRADGGYTIAHNAVTVSDIIPASFKYLRAFLPALRSEWPYLKLRIGKRFISEAMLASRWSLDEMSPFEKVRVLDPKPVDWVLDECLNELAADHPEFKGVRITNKWAGVIDVTPDAVPVISGIDRVPGLFLATGFSGHGFGIGPGAGELMADLVTGKTPVVDPAPFSYTRMIDGSRLKPESEI